The following proteins are encoded in a genomic region of Diabrotica virgifera virgifera chromosome 1, PGI_DIABVI_V3a:
- the LOC126879235 gene encoding metaxin-3 — protein sequence MDQKHKFQLIVFDGDFSLPSIDPESIKSILYTAVAGVPVEVRLFNNFKNCTLYTAPTFIHKNLKFKTFSDLVLYLKTLHFNLDENLTPKEASESLALTNLVQSKLRPLLEYYYWADVRNTFELTNIWFMRSLPIPFNYIYTRRFRDRAVDLLESLHPTETNFDLIKEYVQRAATECLSNLSTRLGNENYFYGNSPTTIDVLVYSYIAPLLKVPFPSNEIKNVLSMWPNLANLVKRIDDQYFPNLPKGSKYIKIEEKVKTSDDEVSYMAILILTVSATSLVFGFAYSRGYLSQ from the coding sequence ATGGACCAGAAACATAAATTTCAGTTAATAGTGTTCGACGGCGACTTTTCACTTCCATCCATTGACCCAGAAAGCATAAAATCAATACTCTACACGGCAGTCGCAGGCGTCCCCGTTGAGGTTAGGTTATTCAACAATTTCAAAAATTGCACATTATACACAGCCCCTACGTttatccataaaaatttaaaGTTCAAAACATTCAGTGATTTAGTGTTGTACCTAAAAACATTGCATTTCAACTTAGACGAAAATCTAACACCAAAAGAAGCCAGTGAATCATTGGCGTTAACGAACTTGGTTCAGTCCAAATTGAGGCCTCTTTTGGAGTATTATTATTGGGCAGATGTAAGAAACACGTTTGAACTTACTAATATTTGGTTTATGAGAAGTCTTCCCATTCCTTTCAACTACATATATACGAGGAGATTCAGAGACAGGGCTGTAGATTTACTGGAATCGTTACATCCTACAGAAACCAATTTTGACCTCATTAAAGAGTATGTACAAAGAGCAGCTACTGAGTGTTTGTCAAATTTATCTACACGTTTAGGTAACGAGAACTATTTTTATGGCAACTCTCCTACAACTATCGACGTTTTGGTGTATTCGTATATTGCACCCTTGTTGAAAGTGCCGTTTCCTTCTAATGAAATCAAGAATGTGTTGTCGATGTGGCCCAATTTGGCTAATCTTGTAAAAAGGATAGATGACCAGTACTTTCCGAACCTTCCGAAAGGGTCGAAGTACAtcaaaatagaagaaaaagtgaAAACGAGTGATGACGAAGTGTCTTACATGGCAATATTAATTTTGACTGTTAGTGCTACCTCATTAGTGTTCGGTTTTGCTTATTCTAGGGGGTATTTATCTCAATAA